A single region of the Manihot esculenta cultivar AM560-2 chromosome 12, M.esculenta_v8, whole genome shotgun sequence genome encodes:
- the LOC110627549 gene encoding uncharacterized protein LOC110627549, which yields MKWNGKEEIEDMLLPLRPTVSVLPTEFGSATNKPLFLYRKPAYCFSIREPSPSFKSSLHCYCIKEEITDNPTEGFSALSSDIPWERGSIWSTMAIYMFNLHIPLGIGGLSIVAYLWHRPVLDPQTEALSLLVIQILELTGALLLLRTTAKPEHKLMSFFKSKKERNWVLASAVGFGSLVLLVFLTSLLADVLVEAKGVNNPILKEILHSSNISKTACVFVYCLITPLLEETIYRGFLLTSLASTMNWQKAVFVSSAAFSAAHFSGENFLQLFIIGWVLGCCYCWSGNLSSSIAIHSLYNAMILIVTFVS from the exons atgaaATGGAATGGAAAGGAAgagatagaggatatgcttctgCCGCTTCGGCCAACCGTGAGTGTCCTACCCACCGAATTTGGCAGCGCTACCAACAAACCGTTATTTCTGTATCGGAAGCCCGCCTATTGTTTCTCCATTCGTGAGCCCAGTCCTAGCTTCAAATCATCTCTCCACTGTTATTGCATCAAAGAGGAGATTACTGATAATCCCACTGAG GGCTTTTCTGCTCTTTCATCTGATATTCCATGGGAAAGAGGAAGCATATGGAGCACTATGGCAATATACATGTTCAATTTACATATTCCTTTGGGTATTGGAGGCTTGTCTATAGTTGCCTACTTATGGCACCGACCTGTGCTTGATCCACAGACTGAG GCTTTATCACTGCTTGTCATTCAAATTCTAGAACTAACTGGTGCTCTACTTCTACTTCGAACCACTGCTAAGCCAGAGCATAAGTTAATGAGCTTCTTCAAATCTAAAAAGGAGAGGAATTGGGTGTTAGCATCAGCAGTAGGTTTTGGGTCTTTAGTTTTATTGGTGTTCCTTACATCACTCCTTGCGGATGTCTTAGTTGAGGCCAAG GGTGTGAACAACCCTATTTTGAAGGAGATTCTTCACAGCAGCAACATATCAAAAACTGCATGTGTTTTTGTTTACTGTCTTATAACTCCCCTGCTGGAAGAAACTATTTACAGAGGATTTCTTTTGACATCTCTTGCCTCCACAATGAACTGGCAGAAAGCAGTTTTTGTAAGTTCAGCTGCTTTTAGTGCAGCTCATTTTTCTGGTGAGAATTTCCTGCAATTGTTTATAATTGGATGGGTTCTTGGATGCTGTTACTGCTGGTCTGGAAACTTGAGTTCTTCCATTGCTATACATTCCTTGTACAATGCAATGATACTGATTGTAACCTTTGTATCTTAA